GCGCCAGTGGCGCATAGCTGTTGGCCTGGAAGCGGCGGTAGGAGTTGGCGTTGGGGCAGAACAGCAGCAGCGAATCGAGCAGGGACGCGAGCATCCCGCCAATCGCGGTACGCAGCAGCGGGGTGCCGGCCGGATCCTCGGAGGCAAACAGATTGTGCCCTTCGGAGTCGGCGAGGCTGACGTGCATGTGCATGCCGGTGCCCGCCAGATCATCGAAGGGTTTGGCCATGAAAGTCACTTGCATGCCGTGCTTGTGCGCCACGGCCTTGACCAGTCGTTTGTAGCGCACGGCCTGGTCCATCGCCTCCAGCGCATCGCCGTGTTCAAGGGTGATTTCCACCTGGCCCGGCGCGTATTCCGAGATCGCCGTGCGCGCCGGAATGCCGTGCAGTTTGCAGGCGCTGTAGAGGTCGGCGAGGAACGGTTCGATCTGCTCCAGCTCACGCAAACCGTAGACCTGGGTGTGCCTCGGTCGACCGCCGTCGGCATCCAGCGCCGGTTGCGGGCGACCGTTGTGATCGCGTTTCGCGTCGAGCAGATAGAACTCCAGCTCGCAGGCCATCACCGGGTGATAACCCTCGTCCTTGAGGGCGTCGATGACCTTGATCAGCAGGTGACGCGGATCGGCAATGCTCGCCGGCATGCCTTGTTCCGGGTGCATGCTGACCTGCACCGCAGCAGTCGGAATCTGCCGCCACGGCAGGCGCACCAGACTGCCTTCCAGCGGGTAGGCGCGGCAGTCGATGTCGCCGACGTCCCACACCAGACCGGAGTTTTCCACGTCCTCGCCGTGCACGGTCAGGCCGAGGATGGTGCTTGGCAGCGGGCGTCCGCTTTCGTACACGGCGAGCAGTTCTTCACGGTGCAACAGCTTGCCGCGCGGCACGCCGTTGGCGTCGAGGATGAACAGCTCGATCATGTCGATGTCGGGGTTCTGATCCAGAAAATTGCGTGCGTCTTCAATGGCTGCGAATTTCATAATCAATCACTCACGATGGCGCCGCACAGGCGCGCAGATTCGGGCCGGACGCAGCTCGGCAAAAGGCGCGGGCGTCCTGGCAGGGATATCGAAAAAAGAGGGGGAGCTGTCGCGATTTTTAGCGGCGCGATCAGACGGGCAGGCAGATATCCGGCGGGCGTGCGGAGTGACGCAGCTTGGAACGGCTCAGGGCCATGGGGAGATTGACGATGCGATTCATGCGCGGCCCCTGTGAAGGAGGGCGCACAGTGCAGAGACGTTCAACGATTCTGATTGTTGTAGTGACGTGCTCATGACGCGTGTTTCCGTTGGCGGAAAACGTCGGCGGCGGGAGTGTCCCGCCATGCCGGTGTGGCTGGATAGTAAGGGGGAAGTCCGGGATAAGTAAACGCCTGATTCCGATGCACGCGGCAAGCTACCGGCTCAGCGCAACAGATGAAACCCCAGCCCGACGAGGGCGCAAACGATCAACACCTCGATCACCCCGCGCTTGAAAACAAACAGCCCGAGGGTGGCGGCGAGGGCGAGCAACAGCGCAAAAAAATCAGGCGGTGCGGCAAAACCCTTGGGCCAGAACACGTGGTATGCAAAGAAACACGCCAGATTGAGGATCACCCCGACCACGGCAGCGGTGATCGCCGTCAGCGGTGCGGTGAACTTCAATTCGTTGTGGGTCGACTCCACCAATGGTCCGCCGGCGAGGATGAACAGGAACGAAGGCAGGAAGGTGAACCAGGTCACCAGCGTCGCGGCCAGCGCACCGGCGGCAAACGCATGTTCCGGGCCGAACGTCGGTTGCACGTAAGCGCCGACAAACCCGACGAACGCCACCACCATGATCAGCGGCCCCGGCGTGGTTTCGCCCAGGGCCAGTCCGTCGATCATCTGCGTCGGCGTCAGCCAGCCGTAATGCCCGACCGCGCCCTGATACACGTAGGGCAGCACCGCATAAGCGCCGCCGAACGTCAGCAATGCCGCTTTGGTGAAGAACCAGCCCATCTGGGTGAAGGTGCCGTCCCAGCCGAACAGCGCCGTCAGCAGCGCCATTGGCAGACACCACAGCAACCCGCCGATCAGTACCAGACGCAACAGCCTCGGAAGGCTGAATCGCGCATGTTCGGGTGGCGGGGTGTCGTCATCGATGAGTGCCGGGCCGAAGGACTTTTCGCTGCCTCGATGACCGCCATTGTTGAACCGCTGAGGCGCCCAGCGTCCGCCGAAATAGCCGATCACTGCCGCACCAAGCACGATCAGCGGAAACGGCACGTTGAAGGCGAAAATCGCCACGAACGCCGCTCCGGCAATTACCCACAACCAGCCATTTTTCAAGGCTCGCGAGCCGATGCGATGGGCCGCGTGCAACACAATCGCGGTCACCGCCGGTTTGATCCCGTAAAACACCCCGGCCACCACCGGTACGTCGCCAAACGCGATGTACACCCACGACAG
This genomic window from Pseudomonas kribbensis contains:
- the chrA gene encoding chromate efflux transporter; protein product: MSTTPPEDLPHSQPVSLRQAWPFWLKLGCIGFGGPAGQIAIMHQELVERRRWISERRFLHALNYCMLLPGPEAQQLATYIGWLLHRTRGGVLAGALFVLPSLLILIVLSWVYIAFGDVPVVAGVFYGIKPAVTAIVLHAAHRIGSRALKNGWLWVIAGAAFVAIFAFNVPFPLIVLGAAVIGYFGGRWAPQRFNNGGHRGSEKSFGPALIDDDTPPPEHARFSLPRLLRLVLIGGLLWCLPMALLTALFGWDGTFTQMGWFFTKAALLTFGGAYAVLPYVYQGAVGHYGWLTPTQMIDGLALGETTPGPLIMVVAFVGFVGAYVQPTFGPEHAFAAGALAATLVTWFTFLPSFLFILAGGPLVESTHNELKFTAPLTAITAAVVGVILNLACFFAYHVFWPKGFAAPPDFFALLLALAATLGLFVFKRGVIEVLIVCALVGLGFHLLR
- a CDS encoding glutamine synthetase family protein encodes the protein MKFAAIEDARNFLDQNPDIDMIELFILDANGVPRGKLLHREELLAVYESGRPLPSTILGLTVHGEDVENSGLVWDVGDIDCRAYPLEGSLVRLPWRQIPTAAVQVSMHPEQGMPASIADPRHLLIKVIDALKDEGYHPVMACELEFYLLDAKRDHNGRPQPALDADGGRPRHTQVYGLRELEQIEPFLADLYSACKLHGIPARTAISEYAPGQVEITLEHGDALEAMDQAVRYKRLVKAVAHKHGMQVTFMAKPFDDLAGTGMHMHVSLADSEGHNLFASEDPAGTPLLRTAIGGMLASLLDSLLLFCPNANSYRRFQANSYAPLAPTWGVDNRTVSLRVPGGPANTRHIEHRICGADANPYLAAAAILAGIHRGIKEDIDPGEPVQGNGYAQAKELLPTDWLTSLTALEKSAWARDALGQEFLGVYLAVKRAEYRQFMAEVGEQDWRWYLTEA